A genomic window from Lotus japonicus ecotype B-129 chromosome 1, LjGifu_v1.2 includes:
- the LOC130739919 gene encoding pentatricopeptide repeat-containing protein At1g43980, mitochondrial, producing the protein MYTFLKQTQGPYTSLSYCSTLLDHCLSQKSVNFVKIVHAHFLKLGLNTYTYLGNRCLDLYSDLGHINDALKVFDDISHKNSTSWNICLKGLLKSGQLGNACQLYDGMPVRDVVSWNSMISGYASNGFSSDALELFVEMQGAGMRPSSFTFSILTSLVSSPCHAKQVHGRIIRSGMDLSNVVLGNSLIAMYGKVGLVDYSFSVILTMKKIDIISWNSLMWACHRAGHHELALAHFYKMRDAELLPDQFTCSTLMSVCSNLRDLDKGKQVFAFCFKVGFVYNSIVSSAAIDLFSKCNRLEDSVRLFTEQDRWDTALCTSMISSYATHDLGEDALHLFVLTLRENIRPTEYMVSCLLSSFSIFLPVEVGIQIHALVPKLGFESDAVLASTLVHMYAKFGIIDDALHIFNETKIKDLVSWNTIMMGLAYNGKVSVTLDLFKELIREGMAPDRITLAAVLLACNYGSFVDEGIKIFFSMETEFGVKPGEEHYTYVVEMLSKAGMLKEAIDIVETMPYTITLDMWRLILSVCVIHGDLQVIETVAKEIMEREPQAPFPYLVLAQAYQMMERWESLVRVRKDMEQKCTKEFIGCSWFGMKNHGYTFQSNQLQHYGGKDLYLLLNLLVWEMETEGYV; encoded by the coding sequence ATGTACACATTTTTGAAGCAAACACAAGGTCCTTACACATCACTTTCTTATTGTTCTACTCTCCTAGACCACTGTTTATCTCAAAAATCCGTTAACTTTGTCAAAATCGTGCATGCCCATTTCCTCAAATTGGGTCTCAACACCTACACCTATTTGGGCAATCGCTGTCTCGATCTTTACTCCGATTTGGGCCACATTAACGATGCCTTGAAGGTGTTTGATGATATTTCTCACAAGAATTCCACTTCCTGGAACATTTGCTTAAAAGGGTTGCTCAAAAGTGGGCAGCTTGGCAATGCCTGCCAACTGTATGATGGAATGCCTGTTAGAGATGTTGTTAGCTGGAACTCCATGATTTCAGGTTATGCTTCTAATGGGTTTTCTAGTGATGCATTGGAGCTGTTTGTTGAAATGCAAGGTGCTGGTATGAGACCGAGTAGTTTCACTTTCTCCATTCTGACGTCGCTGGTGTCGAGTCCCTGTCATGCTAAGCAGGTTCATGGGAGGATAATCAGAAGTGGGATGGATTTGTCTAATGTAGTTCTTGGAAATTCGTTGATAGCAATGTATGGGAAGGTTGGTCTTGTTGATTATTCTTTTAGTGTGATTTTGACCATGAAGAAGATCGATATTATATCTTGGAACTCTTTGATGTGGGCCTGTCATAGAGCCGGGCACCATGAGCTGGCTCTAGCGCATTTCTATAAGATGCGGGATGCGGAGTTGTTACCTGACCAGTTTACGTGTTCGACTTTGATGAGTGTCTGTTCTAACTTGCGAGATTTGGACAAGGGTAAGCAAGTTTTTGCCTTCTGTTTCAAGGTGGGATTTGTTTATAATAGCATTGTATCAAGTGCTGCTATTGACCTCTTTTCCAAATGCAACAGATTGGAGGATTCTGTTCGGCTATTTACAGAACAGGATCGATGGGATACAGCTCTGTGCACTTCCATGATTTCAAGCTATGCTACACATGATTTAGGGGAAGATGCCCTGCATCTTTTTGTTTTAACCTTGAGGGAGAATATTCGGCCAACGGAATACATGGTTAGCTGTCTTCTGAGTTCTTTTTCCATATTTTTACCAGTAGAAGTGGGTATCCAAATCCATGCTTTGGTTCCGAAATTGGGTTTCGAGTCAGATGCAGTTCTTGCGAGTACACTTGTTCATATGTATGCTAAATTTGGAATTATTGATGACGCCCTGCATATCTTCAATGAAACGAAAATAAAAGATTTGGTATCATGGAACACTATAATGATGGGATTGGCTTACAATGGCAAAGTCTCTGTGACCCTGGATCTCTTCAAGGAATTGATTAGAGAAGGTATGGCACCAGATAGAATAACACTTGCTGCAGTCCTACTAGCATGCAACTATGGGAGTTTTGTTGATGAaggaataaaaatatttttctcaaTGGAGACAGAATTTGGAGTAAAACCAGGGGAAGAACATTATACATATGTTGTGGAGATGTTGAGTAAAGCTGGTATGCTAAAAGAAGCCATTGACATTGTAGAAACAATGCCATATACAATTACCCTTGACATGTGGAGGTTAATTCTTTCTGTTTGTGTAATTCATGGAGACTTGCAAGTTATTGAAACAGTTGCAAAGGAAATAATGGAGAGGGAACCTCAGGCACCCTTTCCTTACTTGGTGTTGGCTCAGGCATATCAGATGATGGAAAGATGGGAGAGCTTGGTTCGAGTGAGGAAGGATATGGAACAAAAATGTACTAAAGAGTTCATTGGATGCAGTTGGTTTGGAATGAAAAACCATGGGTACACTTTTCAGTCAAATCAGTTACAGCATTATGGTGGCAAGGATCTTTATCTGCTGTTGAATTTACTGGTATGGGAGATGGAGACTGAAGGTTATGTCTAA
- the LOC130739935 gene encoding 2-oxoisovalerate dehydrogenase subunit alpha 2, mitochondrial-like → MAMIASRLLGKARNLVHHKNLSFLLGSVVINNTYSSSYSSFPSAVKRSPHASQPGNISNNSATISYFSHYESTKAEAQLELQEDDHDQVIDFPGGKVAFTSEMRFISESSGKRAPCYRVLDDNGEPMNHSNYVQVSKEMAVKMYSEMVTLQTMDSIFYEVQRQGRISFYLTSMGEEAVNIASAAALSSDDIVLPQYREPGVLLWRGFTLQQFANQCFGNTSDLGKGRQMPIHYGSNELNYFTISSPIATQLPQAVGAAYSLKMDGKSACAVTFCGDGGTSEGDFHAGMNFAAVMEAPVIFICRNNGWAISTPTEEQFRSDGIVVKGQAYGIWSIRVDGNDALAVYSAVHTAREIAIREQRPVLIEALTYRVGHHSTSDDSTKYRPVDEIEYWKMARNPVNRFKRWVEMNGWWSDKDELELRSSVRKQLMNAIQVAEKAQKPPLEDLFHDVYDQVPSNLQEQENLLRETIKKHPKDYPSDVPL, encoded by the exons ATGGCGATGATTGCATCCAGGTTATTGGGAAAAGCCAGAAACTTGGTTCATCACAAAAATCTCTCCTTTTTGTTAGGATCAGTTGTTATCAACAAcacttattcttcttcttattccTCATTTCCTTCTGCTGTTAAGAGATCACCACATGCATCACAGCCGGGTAACATTAGCAACAACTCAGCCACTATTTCTTACTTCTCTCACTATGAATCAACCAAAGCTGAGGCGCAGTTGGAATTGCAGGAAGATGATCATGATCAG GTCATTGATTTTCCTGGAGGGAAAGTTGCTTTTACTTCTGAAATGAGATTCATTTCTGAGTCTTCTGGGAAGAGGGCTCCTTGTTATCGAGTTCTTGACGACAATGGAGAGCCCATGAATCACAGCAACTATGTACAG GTTAGCAAAGAAATGGCAGTGAAGATGTATTCTGAGATGGTAACTCTTCAAACAATGGACAGCATATTCTATGAAGTGCAGAGGCAAGGTAGAATCTCCTTCTACCTTACCTCAATGGGAGAAGAAGCAGTTAACATTGCATCTGCAGCTGCTCTTTCATCAGATGATATTGTATTGCCTCAG TACCGGGAGCCTGGAGTTCTATTGTGGCGTGGTTTCACACTGCAACAATTTGCCAACCAGTGCTTTGGAAACACTAGCGATTTAGGAAAAGGCAGGCAGATGCCTATTCATTACGGGTCTAACGAGCTTAATTACTTCACTATATCATCCCCCATTGC AACACAACTTCCTCAAGCTGTGGGGGCTGCTTATTCTCTTAAAATGGATGGGAAAAGTGCATGTGCTGTCACATTTTGTGGAGATGGAGGTACTAGTGAG GGAGATTTCCATGCTGGTATGAATTTCGCTGCGGTTATGGAGGCCCCTGTTATTTTTATCTGTCGTAACAACGGATGGGCCATCAGTACCCCTACTGAAGAACAATTTCGAA GTGATGGTATTGTGGTTAAAGGCCAAGCTTATGGTATCTGGAGTATCAGAGTAGATGGAAATGATGCTCTTGCTGTTTATAGTGCAGTTCATACTGCTCGTGAAATCGCTATAAGAGAACAAAGACCAGTTCTAATTGAG GCTCTCACTTATAGAGTAGGACACCACTCTACATCTGATGATTCAACTAAGTACAGGCCAGTTGATGAGATTGAATATTGGAAGATGGCAAGAAACCCTGTAAATAGATTCAAAAGATGGGTGGAAATGAATGGCTGGTGGAGTGACAAGGATGAATTAGAGCTTAGGAGCAGTGTCAGGAAGCAG TTAATGAATGCGATTCAGGTGGCAGAGAAAGCACAAAAACCTCCACTTGAGGACTTGTTTCATGATGTTTATGATCAAGTGCCATCAAACCTTCAGGAGCAAGAAAATCTACTTAGAGAAACCATCAAGAAGCACCCGAAAGATTACCCTTCAGATGTTCCTTTGTAG